In bacterium, the following proteins share a genomic window:
- a CDS encoding PQQ-binding-like beta-propeller repeat protein, giving the protein MTWRKTAATSVLALVVILCLTGCPNKPPATPGAPWGADSTWTYSTYSCSVVTTTSKGFIRYIMDWQDATDTGDVAYASNETAAVTHEWDAAGTYSVKAQAIRDDDPKKASDFSPAKSVKVVLNQRPIVDSVLFPPVAVKGAPTNITVYGHDPDDDSLCAIVKWPKGDTTTELTPTPCTFTVTNIFNDVGNAKVIVWVQDWKKAKSLPDTVQIPVGLEGGVKWWWQDGEEGAFTTSMLVANDGAEEVLLGPSSGDFKFYSLKATNKKIQGSTTTSWPSSEYEFIGDPAFCAATAHVIVGSEEGELYALSLPSLSHAWRWPNVSVESLEPFIPFGAPAISGGDIYVGREVENDSQGRLYKFTDASGSVTKAADYVVGTNEAVVDAPAIDADGSVYCGTDGGYLIKLDANLSSPVWRRHLIPSGEVGGPIIGSDGTVYCGTDTGGGNPPSLYAINPDSTNKWPPLALDGLGSRPALGQSALFIGTDQGTVYSIDPATGSINWQKSLGQGIALNTTPIVAANGYVYIQTDDDVLFCLNQADGTKIWACDCNYYLPGGGLMSNIAYPRKHGLRRYDRGHGLRIADLTGNDPNPSITSTGDIIVVGKTALFCVAGYAAGPLDPNAP; this is encoded by the coding sequence ATGACTTGGAGAAAGACGGCAGCGACATCTGTGCTGGCCCTGGTGGTCATCCTGTGCCTGACCGGCTGTCCGAACAAACCGCCGGCGACCCCGGGCGCTCCCTGGGGGGCTGATTCTACCTGGACTTACTCCACCTACTCCTGCAGTGTTGTTACCACTACCTCGAAGGGCTTCATTCGCTACATCATGGACTGGCAGGACGCGACCGACACCGGCGACGTCGCTTACGCCTCCAATGAAACCGCGGCAGTGACCCACGAGTGGGACGCGGCCGGCACGTACTCCGTCAAGGCGCAGGCGATTCGTGACGATGACCCGAAGAAGGCTTCCGACTTCTCTCCGGCCAAGTCCGTGAAGGTCGTGCTGAACCAGCGGCCGATCGTTGACTCGGTGCTGTTCCCGCCGGTCGCGGTCAAGGGCGCCCCAACGAACATCACCGTCTACGGCCACGACCCGGACGACGACAGCCTCTGCGCCATCGTCAAATGGCCGAAGGGCGACACGACGACCGAACTGACTCCCACGCCCTGCACCTTCACGGTCACCAACATCTTCAACGACGTCGGAAACGCGAAGGTCATCGTGTGGGTGCAGGACTGGAAGAAAGCGAAGTCGCTCCCGGACACGGTCCAGATACCCGTCGGCCTTGAGGGCGGCGTCAAATGGTGGTGGCAGGACGGCGAAGAAGGTGCGTTCACCACTTCTATGCTCGTGGCCAATGACGGCGCGGAAGAGGTCTTGCTGGGTCCCAGCAGCGGCGACTTCAAGTTCTACTCCCTCAAAGCCACCAACAAAAAGATCCAGGGTTCGACCACGACCTCGTGGCCCTCGTCGGAGTATGAATTCATCGGCGACCCTGCCTTCTGCGCCGCCACCGCTCATGTCATCGTCGGGAGTGAGGAAGGTGAGCTCTACGCACTGTCTCTCCCCAGTCTATCTCACGCCTGGCGGTGGCCGAACGTGTCGGTTGAGAGTCTGGAACCCTTCATCCCGTTCGGCGCGCCGGCGATAAGCGGCGGAGACATCTACGTCGGCCGCGAGGTAGAGAATGACAGCCAGGGTCGGTTGTACAAGTTCACCGACGCCAGCGGTTCTGTGACCAAGGCAGCCGACTACGTCGTCGGCACCAACGAGGCGGTCGTTGACGCGCCGGCAATCGACGCAGACGGCAGCGTCTACTGCGGCACCGACGGCGGCTATCTGATCAAGCTGGACGCAAACCTCAGTTCGCCCGTGTGGCGTCGCCATCTCATTCCCAGCGGTGAGGTCGGCGGGCCGATAATCGGCAGCGATGGCACGGTCTACTGCGGAACCGATACCGGCGGCGGCAACCCGCCATCTCTGTATGCGATCAACCCGGACAGCACAAACAAATGGCCCCCGCTGGCGCTGGACGGCCTCGGGTCCAGGCCTGCGCTCGGCCAGTCGGCGCTCTTTATCGGCACCGACCAGGGCACGGTCTACAGCATCGACCCCGCAACCGGCAGCATAAACTGGCAGAAGTCACTGGGCCAGGGCATCGCGCTCAACACCACACCCATTGTTGCGGCCAACGGCTACGTGTACATCCAGACCGACGACGACGTGCTGTTCTGCCTGAATCAGGCCGACGGTACGAAGATCTGGGCCTGTGACTGCAACTACTACCTGCCCGGCGGCGGCCTTATGTCCAACATCGCCTATCCCCGCAAACACGGATTGCGGCGCTATGACCGCGGACATGGTCTGCGGATCGCGGACCTGACCGGCAACGACCCGAATCCATCCATCACCAGCACCGGCGACATCATCGTCGTCGGGAAGACTGCGCTCTTCTGCGTGGCTGGGTACGCCGCGGGTCCGCTCGACCCGAACGCACCGTG